From Riemerella anatipestifer ATCC 11845 = DSM 15868, a single genomic window includes:
- a CDS encoding TolC family protein has product MKLNIKFVLLSSVFFGGIANAQIKISLDEAYQKALEHNLTLKNAELKSKYQEKIKKSFLTIDPLNVSGEYGQINSSYKDNRFSISQGFRLPSVYQKQKQLLLEEWKTSVMLSSLEKWQLKREISLIYNQLCYLDEKEALLKKIEQIYQQYFSRANLRLQKGESNILEKTTAENFKAQAEIQVNNIKRDREIAQKQLSFLINDGQVYTNNSQALSMMSVANLSEEPQLQNNRVLEIMNQQKNVEMARLATEKSKLLPSFNIGYNTMTMYGMGADNLLYDHSTRFQSVVVGVSIPIFNSAQKSIISGQKINQEIAENQWKLGLNNLKRQYVELNNAYNKLKDEINYYQSKGLENSETIIKTANRQLYEGQINYLEWSLLMNQALDIQNMYIDKLKEINDRAIEINAILDNSQY; this is encoded by the coding sequence ATGAAACTAAATATAAAATTTGTGTTGTTATCTTCTGTGTTTTTTGGTGGTATTGCCAATGCACAGATTAAGATTAGCTTAGACGAAGCTTACCAGAAAGCTTTGGAGCACAACTTGACTCTCAAAAATGCAGAGTTAAAATCAAAATATCAAGAAAAGATAAAGAAATCTTTTTTAACAATAGACCCTCTGAATGTATCAGGAGAATATGGACAAATCAACTCATCATATAAGGATAATAGATTTTCTATCTCTCAAGGATTTAGACTTCCTAGTGTTTATCAAAAACAAAAACAACTACTACTAGAAGAATGGAAAACTAGCGTAATGCTTTCTTCATTAGAAAAGTGGCAGTTAAAAAGAGAAATCAGCCTAATCTATAACCAGTTGTGCTATTTAGATGAAAAAGAAGCTCTACTGAAAAAGATAGAACAGATTTATCAGCAGTATTTTAGCAGAGCTAATCTAAGGTTGCAGAAAGGAGAATCTAATATTTTAGAAAAAACTACCGCAGAAAACTTTAAGGCACAAGCAGAAATACAAGTAAACAACATAAAAAGAGATAGAGAAATAGCTCAAAAACAGCTAAGTTTTCTAATCAATGATGGGCAAGTATATACTAATAATTCTCAAGCTCTGTCTATGATGAGTGTTGCCAACTTATCAGAAGAACCCCAACTACAAAACAATAGAGTTTTGGAAATTATGAACCAACAAAAAAATGTGGAAATGGCTAGACTTGCTACGGAAAAGTCTAAACTCCTTCCCTCTTTTAATATTGGTTACAATACTATGACTATGTATGGTATGGGTGCTGATAACTTGCTTTATGATCACTCCACTCGCTTCCAATCGGTGGTAGTTGGGGTGTCTATTCCTATTTTTAATTCGGCTCAAAAATCTATTATTTCTGGACAAAAAATCAATCAGGAAATAGCAGAAAACCAATGGAAATTAGGTCTTAACAATCTAAAAAGACAATATGTAGAACTCAATAATGCTTACAATAAGTTAAAAGACGAAATTAATTACTACCAATCTAAAGGTTTAGAAAACTCTGAAACCATTATTAAAACTGCTAATCGCCAATTATATGAAGGGCAGATTAACTACCTAGAGTGGAGCTTGTTAATGAACCAAGCATTAGATATACAAAATATGTATATAGATAAGTTAAAGGAAATTAATGATAGAGCTATAGAAATCAATGCCATATTAGATAACTCTCAATATTAA
- a CDS encoding efflux RND transporter permease subunit — protein MLNKIIAFSIKNKLIIGLFTLALIIYGIFEVRKLPIDAVPDITDNQVQIITVSPSLGAPDVERFITFPLEQANNNIQGIKQIRSFSRFGLSVITIVFKDDVDIHLARQQVSERLQQVSKDIPAELGVPTMAPITTGLGEIYQYVVRPKKGYEHRYDAMKLRTIQDWVVRRQLLGIEGVADVASFGGYLKQYEIAINPTQLKAMGVTMQEVFNALQSNNQNTGGAYIEKGPTVLFIRTEGLVGKIEDIENTVVKTLPDGTPILVKNIGNVGYGSATRYGAMTYNGKGEVAGAVVMMMKGANSNQVIKNVKERIDEIQKTLPEGVKIEPFLDRTKMVNNAIGTVQKNLMEGALIVIFVLVLFLGNFRAGFLVASVIPLSMLFAIIMMNIFGVSGNLMSLGALDFGLIVDGAVIIVEAVLHKLHELKKSDKSELSQQEMNDEVESSAGKMMNSAVFGQIIILIVYLPILTLQGIEGKMFKPMAQTVAFALLGAFILSLTYVPMMSSLVLSKKINFKKNFSDKMMEKVEAFYEKTLAKILNRSKVVVIAILALFVFSVFILTRLGGEFIPSLPEGDFAVDTRVLTGSNLKTSTDAVQKSSQILLKKFPEIEKIVGKTGSSEIPTDPMPIDASDMMVILKPREEWTSAKTYEELSEKMSAELKKNMLGVTYSFQYPVNMRFNELMTGARQDVVCKIFGENLDTLKVYSEKLGEISKGIKGAQNIYVEPISGIPQIVISYNRAKIAQYGVNISEINRIVNTAFAGQSTGSVYEGEKRFDLVVRLSGEQRKNIDDVRNLLISTPSGTEIPLSSIADVELKESVNQIQRENAQRRIIVGFNVRNRDIQTTVADLQTQVEQKLKLPPGYFIKYGGTFENLQQAKARLSIAVPASLLMIFLMLYFAFRSIKYGMLIFTAIPLSAIGGILALWLRGMNFSISAGVGFIALFGVAVLNGIVLIAEFNRQKALQTSLKDAVRAGGKNRLRPVLMTAFVASLGFLPMATSTGEGAEVQRPLATVVIGGLLLATFLTLYLLPILYIWFESKKGLKIKKSKA, from the coding sequence ATCTACGGAATTTTTGAAGTTAGAAAACTCCCCATAGATGCTGTACCAGATATTACAGATAATCAGGTTCAAATCATCACTGTATCTCCTAGTTTAGGAGCTCCTGATGTAGAAAGATTCATCACTTTCCCACTAGAACAGGCGAATAATAATATACAAGGAATTAAACAAATCCGAAGTTTTTCTCGCTTTGGTTTGTCTGTAATTACCATTGTTTTTAAAGATGATGTAGATATACACTTGGCTCGTCAACAAGTATCAGAAAGGTTACAACAGGTATCCAAAGATATTCCAGCTGAGTTAGGCGTTCCTACAATGGCTCCAATTACCACTGGGTTAGGTGAAATTTACCAATATGTAGTTCGTCCTAAAAAAGGCTACGAGCACCGTTATGATGCAATGAAGCTCCGTACCATACAAGATTGGGTGGTAAGAAGACAACTCCTTGGAATAGAAGGCGTTGCCGATGTTGCCAGTTTCGGTGGTTATCTTAAACAATATGAAATAGCTATCAACCCTACTCAACTAAAGGCAATGGGCGTTACAATGCAAGAAGTTTTTAACGCTTTACAAAGTAATAACCAAAATACAGGTGGGGCTTACATAGAAAAAGGTCCTACAGTATTATTTATCCGCACAGAAGGTTTGGTAGGTAAAATTGAGGATATAGAAAACACCGTAGTAAAAACACTTCCCGATGGGACACCTATCTTAGTAAAAAATATAGGTAATGTAGGCTACGGTAGTGCCACTAGATATGGTGCTATGACCTACAACGGTAAAGGCGAAGTAGCTGGTGCAGTGGTAATGATGATGAAGGGTGCTAACTCTAACCAAGTTATCAAAAATGTAAAAGAACGCATTGATGAAATCCAAAAAACACTACCAGAAGGTGTGAAAATAGAGCCTTTCTTAGACCGTACAAAAATGGTAAACAACGCCATAGGAACAGTACAAAAGAACCTCATGGAAGGGGCTTTAATTGTAATTTTTGTATTGGTTTTATTCTTAGGAAATTTCCGTGCAGGATTTTTGGTAGCTTCAGTTATACCACTCTCTATGTTATTCGCCATTATAATGATGAATATCTTTGGTGTAAGTGGTAACTTAATGAGTTTGGGTGCATTGGACTTTGGTCTAATTGTAGATGGAGCGGTAATTATTGTGGAAGCTGTATTACATAAACTCCACGAGTTAAAGAAATCTGATAAATCTGAGCTTTCTCAACAAGAAATGAATGATGAAGTAGAATCTTCTGCTGGAAAGATGATGAATTCTGCTGTTTTCGGACAAATCATCATCTTAATAGTTTATTTACCAATACTTACACTACAAGGGATTGAAGGTAAAATGTTTAAACCTATGGCACAGACGGTAGCGTTTGCACTTTTAGGAGCGTTTATTCTATCCTTAACTTATGTACCTATGATGAGTAGTTTGGTATTGAGTAAAAAAATAAACTTCAAAAAGAATTTCTCTGACAAGATGATGGAGAAAGTGGAAGCCTTCTATGAGAAAACTTTAGCCAAAATCCTCAATCGTTCAAAAGTAGTCGTTATTGCTATTTTGGCATTGTTTGTATTCTCGGTATTCATTCTTACGCGTTTGGGTGGAGAGTTTATCCCAAGTCTTCCAGAAGGAGATTTTGCGGTAGATACCAGAGTGCTTACAGGAAGTAATCTTAAGACTTCCACAGATGCTGTACAAAAATCATCTCAAATTTTACTAAAAAAGTTCCCCGAAATAGAAAAAATTGTAGGCAAAACTGGTAGTAGCGAAATCCCTACCGACCCAATGCCTATTGATGCGAGTGATATGATGGTAATTCTAAAACCTCGTGAAGAATGGACTTCTGCTAAAACCTATGAAGAATTATCAGAAAAAATGTCTGCTGAGCTTAAAAAGAATATGCTAGGCGTAACCTACTCTTTCCAATACCCTGTTAATATGCGTTTTAACGAACTTATGACGGGAGCTAGGCAAGATGTGGTTTGTAAAATATTTGGTGAAAATTTAGATACTTTAAAGGTTTATTCTGAAAAACTAGGAGAAATATCTAAAGGTATTAAAGGAGCTCAAAATATCTATGTAGAGCCTATTTCTGGCATTCCACAGATTGTAATTTCATACAATAGAGCTAAGATAGCACAGTATGGCGTTAATATTAGTGAAATCAATCGTATTGTAAATACGGCATTTGCTGGACAGTCCACAGGCTCCGTTTATGAAGGCGAAAAGAGATTTGACCTCGTAGTAAGGCTTAGTGGAGAGCAAAGAAAGAATATAGATGATGTTAGAAACCTACTGATAAGCACTCCTTCAGGCACTGAAATCCCATTAAGCTCCATTGCTGATGTAGAATTAAAGGAAAGTGTTAACCAAATTCAAAGAGAGAACGCTCAACGAAGAATTATTGTAGGCTTTAATGTTAGAAACCGAGATATACAAACTACGGTAGCAGATTTGCAAACTCAAGTAGAGCAAAAGCTAAAATTGCCACCAGGCTACTTCATTAAATATGGAGGTACTTTTGAAAATCTTCAACAAGCTAAAGCAAGACTATCAATAGCTGTTCCTGCAAGTTTACTTATGATTTTCTTAATGCTTTATTTTGCGTTTCGTTCTATCAAATATGGTATGCTCATTTTTACGGCAATTCCGTTATCCGCTATTGGAGGAATTTTGGCTCTTTGGCTTAGAGGAATGAATTTCAGTATCTCAGCTGGTGTAGGGTTTATCGCTCTATTTGGTGTAGCGGTACTGAATGGTATTGTACTCATCGCCGAATTTAACAGGCAAAAAGCTCTGCAAACCTCTTTAAAAGATGCCGTGAGAGCTGGTGGTAAAAATAGACTTCGCCCTGTACTAATGACGGCTTTCGTGGCTTCGTTAGGATTCTTACCTATGGCAACAAGTACAGGAGAAGGTGCCGAAGTACAACGTCCGTTAGCAACAGTAGTTATCGGTGGACTTTTATTAGCTACATTTTTAACGCTTTATCTTCTACCAATACTTTACATTTGGTTTGAAAGCAAAAAAGGATTAAAAATTAAAAAATCCAAAGCCTAA